GCGACCGGCTCGTCTGGCACCTCGAGAAGAACGGCATGACGGAGAGGGTGGTCGTCCTGGACTACGGGCTGTCCGACCGGGAGGAAACGCAGGTCATTCACATCGGGGATTCCTCCGCGACCCTCCATCCGGTCGCCGACGAGGCCTCCCTCGGCAGCGAGACGATCCGCTTGCGTTCGCTGGAGCGCGTGGCGGACGAGCTGGCACTTCCAAAGATCGACCTGGTCAAGGTCGACATCGACGGCCACGAGCCGTATTTCCTCACGGGTGCCGAGAAGTTCCTTGCCGCGCACCGGCCCACGATCGTGATGGAGTTCAATCAGAACAACCTGTCGACGTTCGGCGGCGACGTCCTCAAGCTGAAGGATCAGGTCGAGCGGCTGGGCTACGAGACGGTCTCCGAGAAGACGGGCCGACCCTTCGCGACGCGAAACGAGTTCCTCGTCGAGTGCGGCAACTACGCCTTCAGCGCGAACGTCTGGGCGCGGCCGGGGCGGTGACCTCCCGCATGGCGGCCCTTCGTCGAGGAGCGGC
The Terriglobia bacterium genome window above contains:
- a CDS encoding FkbM family methyltransferase, which encodes MGDLSYRAIGGRLLRAWRRLSMPSHGFRTARRGGLAWGLRLENYLDREIFLHGTFEPRTTDLVREFVKPGMHVLDVGANIGYFTVILARLVGPAGKVWAFEPARAYRDRLVWHLEKNGMTERVVVLDYGLSDREETQVIHIGDSSATLHPVADEASLGSETIRLRSLERVADELALPKIDLVKVDIDGHEPYFLTGAEKFLAAHRPTIVMEFNQNNLSTFGGDVLKLKDQVERLGYETVSEKTGRPFATRNEFLVECGNYAFSANVWARPGR